In the genome of Arctopsyche grandis isolate Sample6627 chromosome 13, ASM5162203v2, whole genome shotgun sequence, the window taatactgatagtgatattaattaataaaaaaaaattgaacgaaatccgacaaccggaagtagaacttttttatacattttttgaaatatatctATCGTATCCGCAAAGTtgaaaactttatttaatttctcgtatgatatatacatacatacgagtatatcgTTTACGTCTATTTATGGACAGGTTTGGTATTTATTCATCAGACCTGACTGGATCGGTTGTTATTGCAATTATGCTATGTCCTCGTCTTGCCGAAGCCTCAAACAAAGAGCTTGGTGATTTATATAACGCGTTGAAAATATACCAAGGATTCTGACTTCATTTGAAAACACCACAGAATACTACaaaaggtataaataaaaaaacggcAACATTTCGAGAACCGATTCTGAATGGTTGTGCAAAACCAATGATGTTTGAAAAGACAATTTATATTGTCAtcgtgtttttaaaaaaaatatagctgAATTACGTTGGAAAGTGTGCTGGTGAACTTAATTACTTAATTCAATAGACATAATGTGTACAAGTTATTAGAACGGGTTCAAAAAAGGATGTCGAActaagatgtacatatgtttgtacaatcAGTAGGTGCAAAGAATGTCTctgttcaataataaaaaaatttataagagTACTTACTGATGGAAGAGGTTTAATAGGTCTGATATGCATGCTTCCCATGTAAACGATTCCAGGAACAGTAGGTCTGATTCCTCCTAAAAGTGGATGTACATTCAAAAACAGCATATCAGCTTccttttggattttatccaCGGATCGAACACTTTCACcaaacatttttttcgcattatTGTCTAATAGTGGAACCAGTTGAAAATAATACATGAATCTGTATCTGATATCCAAATACGTCAAGTGCAACCTCTGCCAAAAGTCCAAATCACCCAAATACAAAGCGGTGAAATCAGGATACAGAACCGGATTTGAAGGGTTTCCAAACGAGTCGAAATCTTGCAGACTTCCAGACAATGACGATATAAGGATCAAACTGCAGTTGAAACGATCTTTGATTGGATTTATATGAGGAGCCAGAGCTTCAAAGAAACACAAGTCGAATCTTTCTGATGGATCGTTCAGCAGTTTTTGCATCGCTGGAGTATTCATCTGCATCTCAATTATTGAAGACATCACTGTATAGAACAATCTGATTAGTTCTGTAGGTGTTGTATCGCTTTCATGTATTTTGATGAAGTCGAACTTTTTATTCCATTCTGTATAAGAAATTTCTTCAACGTCTATTTTGGTCAGGGTTGGGATCTTTTCTTTGTAGATTTTCGGGTTGGGTGTCATTGTAACAACGTGGTGTCCTCGTTTTGCCAAATTCTCCATCAAAGAACAGAAAACTAATTGATGGCTTATAGATGGTGTTGGAAAAATGCCGAGTATTCTACTGGAGCTATTCACAGCTCCTAATACACAACATGCGAGAAAAACTATATGAAAACACACCATCGCGAATATTATTCGCATGGAAACTCGAAGGCAAATGACGTGGTAGTACATGAGTAGTTTCCTTTTAAATGGAattatatttaacatatgtatttgtgaatATAGGTGTGTGAGATTATATTATGAGCTAAACTGGTACGTTTAGTCAAGGTTCAaatgggtacatacatatatttatatatgtatacataaattgatatatttatatatgtattataattgccGGTCATTACTATGACATGAGAAACACTTGCGATTATATGCAATTATTtcgttacaaaaataaaaattacttccTATACAAAAAACTTAGACAATTATTTTAATCGATCCTATcgaaattatttgaatttaatactaAAACGCACAAGACTTTTGTTCCACTGTCCTTATAAAGGTTGTTGAGACACTTGAACCGtatttaacatataatatatataaaaacggacccAATGCatgtgggtatgtatgtggTGGACGCGTTGACAAGTATAgggatttgaaaaaaataaattttagaatatcaggagtatacgttatgcatagggatttggcgtgacgaccgatcgtgttgaGGAGACGCGAAGAATTAGAGTAGCGGGGAGGTGGGGGGGTgtagagcgtctgacatgtgctcctgatattatATTGAGCAACTGACTTGGAACGAATGACGGTTGCGCGGGAAcgaacacacatatatatgtacatcaacgaagacacacacacacacatacacattcattcatcatatcGACGTGGAAGAACGGTCCATTAatatgcgcgcgcgcctataaattacgttacaccatatttatatataacatacaactttattttaatacgtgtatcaattcctttccaaagccacccgttgaaatcaacaggcacaacactagttatatataaaaacggacgcgatgtatgatcgtgggtatgtggcggacgcgtcaacCAGAatggagattaaaaaaaaaacaaattctagAATTTCATGTGTATATGTTGTGCcttgagatatttaataaaataaatacacgcgcaCAATCAATCACCGTAAAGTGGTCCGcgtggactaaaacgtttgaccaattagagcaatattctgaccaatgggtgaaTTTTGAGCATCCACtttagggatgtggcgtgacgactgATCGGGAGTGGGGGAGGGGaatggagcgtctgacatgtgctgcTGATATTGGGCACCTGACTTGgaatgggtgacgtcagcgtcagacgcgttgcgcgggagcgtacacacatgcacacatccacgaagacacacacgaATGcaaattcattcatcattttcaAAACTGTGTGCTTTTCACTGCTTGACtacgtatatttaattatctagcgaatacACATGCTGTCCGTACGCGGTTAATGTTCCCGAAAGGAATAACAAGTTGAAATTCGtaacaagtacatatttataatatatgtatagtcggCCTAAAAACTAAATGAATGCGACATTATATCCAAGAACATATTATTAGtgagcaaaataaaatataacctaatctaaaattttaggTAATACGGACGtacgtaattgtaattgttagaTTAATGTTAATTATTATCTATTTAGTATCAACTCAACAATAAcaagttcatatatgtatagtcggcctaaaaaaataatgaatgctACATTATGTCGAAGAACATAAGTTGTGTACACACTTACTAGACAGTGTAAACTGATTCGAGATTTGACGCTCTTActgtgaaatatatgtacatagttaagaGTAATAGAGCGTATATCTAATTGGTTCgtaaatttagtaaaataattgaatcggaaaaacaaaatatagccgtataatataatacctgaaattataacaataatattggaatggtttcaatattaaaatactatttataatttcactgaatcatgaaacttaatattttaataccataataataataatccttTGTTGTGACAGCAACAATGCTATCAACTaaccaatttttaatattcatataaattgaatgtaatataaacaaataaaggcAACTTACAGACGGGAGAGGCATAGTAGGTTTGATATGTAAGCTTCCCATATAAACAATCCCCGGAACAGCAGGTCTAATTGCTCCGAAAATTGGATgcagatttaaaaacaacatatcGACATCTTTTTGGATTTCATCTACAGATCTAATATTTTCACCAAAAACTTTTTTCATCCTTTCATCTAGCAATGGCACCATTTTGAAATAGTACATGTGCCTGTACATGACATCTAAATATGTCAAATGTAACCTCTGCCAAAAGTTTAAATCATCCATATACGGAGACATCATACCAGCATACAGAACCGGATTTGAAGGATTTCCGAGTGCGTCAAAATCTTGCAAGGTTCCCGATAAAGATGATATCAGGATCAAGCTGCAGTTGAAATGATCCTTGATTGGGTTCACATGAGGAGCTACACTTTCGAAGAAACACAAGTCAAACTTTTCTGATGGATCGTTCAGCAACTTTTGCATCTTTGGAGTCTTCATCTGCATCTGTACCATCGAACACATCAGTCTGTAGTATTTTTCCATGAACTTTTTTGGTGATTTGGTTTCTTCGTTTATTTTAACGAAGTCGAACTGCTGCTTCCATACTTTGTATGAAAGTTCGTGTACGTCTATTTGTGTTAGAGTtggtattttttctttataaattatTGGGTCGGTTGTCATCGTGACGACGTGATGTCCACGTTTAGCCAAATTCTCCATTAAGGCACTGAAAACTATCTGATGGCTTATAGATGGGGTGGGAAAAATCCCTAGTATTCTGCTAGATCCATTCACAGATCCTACAACACAACACGCGagaaaaattaaacgaaaattaACCATTCTGAATCTTATTCAGTTAGATACTAACGTTTGATTAACGttttatttacctatatatgtatgtctgcttTTTATCTACGTTATATCTATACGTTTTATCAATGATATGGGTGCAAGGTTGGATTTTTTAGTGACCCTAGAGagttttttcattaaatcgACACTGTTGTACACAGCCTAGTGATAACAGCTTAAAAAAATTTGTACCATGTGAAATGGCACACGacgattttcaaataaaaaattattacacgaaaacaatataaaaataaaccattttttttatagtgaGCATTGCAGAAAGACTGAGGTATTGCCtaatattttaaagtaaatatatatgaattaaaacttttattaaaGTTGGGAAATTTGTGATGATAAAAAGATGATATTCATCAAATATTCtgtgtttttaaaatgaaactgCAGAATTTTGCAACGGTGAAACATTGCATGAAACTGAAGAGAATTAAGAGAAGTCAAGAAGCATTCTtcgttttggaaaaataataaatataattctgAATAGTGGGTGATGATTTTACAATACTTTATCTAGTAACAatacatgaagttttgtgatcatgtgaaattTCGAATGAAAGATTTTGGCTGATTcaaaactcagaatcgatcccTGATCACGTTTCCGAGATTTAGAagaaatgtgtatgtgtatgtaagaACATAACAAGAACATTTTTTGAACACCTTAGTCCTATAGAACTGAAACTTGATACCtgcctatatatgtaggtgtcctcttttttgatatttagattaaattatctcccaaaccgctcaatcgttcagaatgatttttttatacatgtaatagaaattgaaattttatgaattaatttttttacctcagccggaagtagtaattttactgtagagaattgaggtttttttatgtttttttcagaaacctttcggtgtgttaaaataaaatttcatatttagagtttaagcttaatacaaagttacatataaaatttgatgaataCCCAtgaaccgaaagtggcagtttactctttttcgatttttcttctactaattttttaaatattttaaatatgtatgtatgctcttTACGAGAAAGTTCAAGTAAAATCTATAATCTAATATTagtaaatttatacaataactACCAGtgcgaagtatgtatgtacatgttcatGAAAGGAATAATAAGTTAACATTCATAAcaagttcatatatgtatgtttagtcGGCGTAAAAACTGAATGATTGCGAAATTATATCGAAGaacatatgttttattaatgagtaaaataaaatatagcctaacctaacctaacctaaaattttaagtaatttGGATATACGTACGTTGCattattgttaattattatcaatttcgtatcaattcaacaataaattagttATTTGAAAACAACCAGTTATATTCTTGAGCATTAAATTCATTGGAAGAACAACGTGAAACTTTGGTCAGCTATCAAACCACataaatttcattcattttcacATATTTACTAGTCCACAGCAGCAAGTGTATGCATTTGCGCGTCAGTATATACTTTCTCTGGTAAAAGTATCTGCAAAATCCCAAGCTTTAGTTAAAAATCTAGGCTTTTGTACACACTTATAAGTCAGTGTATACTAATTTGAGATTTGACGCTATTACTGTGAGATATACGAAGTTCATAGTAATAGAGCGTATATCTAATTGGTTCGCAAATTTAGTAAAAGTTTTGAATCGGAAAACCAAAATAAAACCGTACAATATAATACCTGAATTCTCAACAATAATATTGGAAAGGATTCAATAGCAAGATTCTATTTATACACAATCGTTTTCACTGAATCGTGGAacctaatattttaataacatgaTAATAATTCTTTGTTGTGACAGCAACAATGCTTTCAACTAACcaattattaatattcatataaattgaatgtaatataaacaaataaaagcaACTTACAGACGGAAGaggcattgtaggtctaatatGCAAGCTTCCCATATAAACGATCCCAGGAACAGTAGGTCTAATTTCTCCGAAAATTGGATGcacatttaaaaacaacatatcGACATCTTTTTGGATTTCATCTACGGATCTTATATTTTCACCGAAAACTTTTTTCATCCTTTCGTCTAGCAATGGGACCATTTTGAAATAGTACAAGTATCTGTATACGATATCTAAATATGACAAATGTAACCTCTGCCAAAAGTTTAAATCATCCATATACGGAGACATCATATCAATATACAACACCGGATTTGAAGGATTTCCGAGTGCGTCAAAATCTTGCAAGGTTCCCGTTAAAGATGATATCAGGATCAAGCTGCAGTTGAAATGATCCTTGATTGGGTTCACATGAGGAGCTACACTTTCGAAGAAACACAAGTCGAACCTTTCTGATGGATCGTTCAGCAACTTTTGCATCTT includes:
- the LOC143920917 gene encoding UDP-glucosyltransferase 2-like isoform X3; translated protein: MENLAKRGHHVVTMTPNPIVYKEKIPTLNQIDVQQISYKFWKQQFNFVKLTEEATSPTNIMEKYYTLMCSIVEMQMKTPKMQKLLNDPSERFDLCFFESVAPHVNPIKDHFNCSLILISSLTGTLQDFDALGNPSNPVLYIDMMSPYMDDLNFWQRLHLSYLDIVYRYLYYFKMVPLLDERMKKVFGENIRSVDEIQKDVDMLFLNVHPIFGEIRPTVPGIVYMGSLHIRPTMPLPSILLPEKVYTDAQMHTLAAVD
- the LOC143920917 gene encoding UDP-glucosyltransferase 2-like isoform X1, whose protein sequence is MVNFRFIFLACCVVGSVNGSSRILGIFPTPSISHQIVFSALMENLAKRGHHVVTMTPNPIVYKEKIPTLNQIDVQQISYKFWKQQFNFVKLTEEATSPTNIMEKYYTLMCSIVEMQMKTPKMQKLLNDPSERFDLCFFESVAPHVNPIKDHFNCSLILISSLTGTLQDFDALGNPSNPVLYIDMMSPYMDDLNFWQRLHLSYLDIVYRYLYYFKMVPLLDERMKKVFGENIRSVDEIQKDVDMLFLNVHPIFGEIRPTVPGIVYMGSLHIRPTMPLPSILLPEKVYTDAQMHTLAAVD
- the LOC143920915 gene encoding UDP-glycosyltransferase UGT5-like isoform X1 encodes the protein MRIIFAMVCFHIVFLACCVLGAVNSSSRILGIFPTPSISHQLVFCSLMENLAKRGHHVVTMTPNPKIYKEKIPTLTKIDVEEISYTEWNKKFDFIKIHESDTTPTELIRLFYTVMSSIIEMQMNTPAMQKLLNDPSERFDLCFFEALAPHINPIKDRFNCSLILISSLSGSLQDFDSFGNPSNPVLYPDFTALYLGDLDFWQRLHLTYLDIRYRFMYYFQLVPLLDNNAKKMFGESVRSVDKIQKEADMLFLNVHPLLGGIRPTVPGIVYMGSMHIRPIKPLPSDLQKILDDAKNGVVYLSLGSNVKSAQLSQVKINAFLEAFKELPYTVLWKWENETLPGKPANVHISKWLPQQDVLAHPNIKAFITQGGQQSMEEAIHHKVPLIGMPFLGDQDLNVRKMVKFGIGTDMNLYTLSKEIIVNSIKKVVEDPSYRENISKLSNLLTDQPQTSMERAVWWTEYVLRHKGAKHLRAPGTKVPAYQYFLLDIIAFVLVCAVVAIYIIVKISCEIHKRFIRKPDKPKKS
- the LOC143920915 gene encoding UDP-glucosyltransferase 2-like isoform X5 produces the protein MVNFRLIFLACCVVGSVNGSSRILGIFPTPSISHQIVFSALMENLAKRGHHVVTMTTDPIIYKEKIPTLTQIDVHELSYKVWKQQFDFVKINEETKSPKKFMEKYYRLMCSMVQMQMKTPKMQKLLNDPSEKFDLCFFESVAPHVNPIKDHFNCSLILISSLSGTLQDFDALGNPSNPVLYAGMMSPYMDDLNFWQRLHLTYLDVMYRHMYYFKMVPLLDERMKKVFGENIRSVDEIQKDVDMLFLNLHPIFGAIRPAVPGIVYMGSLHIKPTMPLPSDLQKILDDAKNGVVYLSLGSNVKSAQLSQVKINAFLEAFKELPYTVLWKWENETLPGKPANVHISKWLPQQDVLAHPNIKAFITQGGQQSMEEAIHHKVPLIGMPFLGDQDLNVRKMVKFGIGTDMNLYTLSKEIIVNSIKKVVEDPSYRENISKLSNLLTDQPQTSMERAVWWTEYVLRHKGAKHLRAPGTKVPAYQYFLLDIIAFVLVCAVVAIYIIVKISCEIHKRFIRKPDKPKKS
- the LOC143920917 gene encoding UDP-glucosyltransferase 2-like isoform X2, translating into MVNFRFIFLACCVVGSVNGSSRILGIFPTPSISHQIVFSALMENLAKRGHHVVTMTPNPIVYKEKIPTLNQIDVQQISYKFWKQQFNFVKLTEEATSPTNIMEKYYTLMCSIVEMQMKTPKMQKLLNDPSERFDLCFFESVAPHVNPIKDHFNCSLILISSLTGTLQDFDALGNPSNPVLYIDMMSPYMDDLNFWQRLHLSYLDIVYRYLYYFKMVPLLDERMKKVFGENIRSVDEIQKDVDMLFLNVHPIFGEIRPTVPGIVYMGSLHIRPTMPLPSDL